One window of Pyrus communis chromosome 12, drPyrComm1.1, whole genome shotgun sequence genomic DNA carries:
- the LOC137711747 gene encoding U-box domain-containing protein 21-like, producing MGLGWRRRRTGHRAAKNQPGDLDMEVLIPDHFLCPISLDLMKDPVTLSSGITYDRQSIDTWLEGGNFTCPVTNQVLRSFDQIPNHSLRKMIQEWCTENKRYGIERVPTPRVPVMPIEVSENLFSLAGSARSLDHQGCFECVRRIKNWAAESERNKRCILENGAASVLSAAFDSFAGDCEKKNAVVCEELLSALSWMLPAFDEESHKYLGSKASLRCMVWFLKETDDLSVKQNSLLVLKQLLSCDDHTKHAEALAEIGGVNDILFKLIREKISPAITKASLMVVFYLISSSSSAGEKIKLSYLEMGLVSVLLEMLVDSERGVSEGALAVIDSLCDCEEGREKAYADALTIPVLVKKILRISEMATEYSISAIWKLCKCASRQEERVLVEALQVGTFQKLLLVLQVRCGDDHTKEKTNELLKLLNPYRAGLECIESVDFKSIRRSF from the coding sequence ATGGGTTTAGGCTGGAGAAGGAGGAGAACCGGCCACCGCGCCGCGAAAAACCAGCCAGGGGACCTCGACATGGAAGTCCTGATCCCGGACCATTTTCTCTGCCCTATATCGCTTGATTTGATGAAGGATCCGGTCACATTGTCATCCGGAATAACCTACGATAGACAGAGCATCGACACTTGGCTCGAAGGTGGGAACTTTACTTGCCCTGTGACAAATCAGGTGTTGAGAAGCTTTGATCAGATTCCCAACCATAGTCTCAGAAAAATGATTCAAGAATGGTGCACAGAAAACAAGCGCTACGGAATTGAACGTGTTCCAACGCCGCGAGTTCCTGTTATGCCGATCGAGGTCTCCGAGAATCTTTTCAGTTTAGCGGGCTCAGCTCGAAGTTTGGATCACCAAGGGTGCTTCGAATGTGTGCGCAGAATCAAGAATTGGGCCGCTGAGAGTGAGCGAAACAAGCGGTGCATATTGGAGAACGGGGCTGCATCTGTACTCTCTGCCGCCTTTGATTCTTTTGCGGGCGattgtgaaaagaaaaatgcagTTGTGTGCGAAGAATTACTCTCTGCGTTGAGTTGGATGCTTCCAGCTTTCGATGAAGAATCACACAAATACTTGGGATCGAAGGCATCATTGCGTTGCATGGTTTGGTTTCTCAAGGAAACCGATGATCTTTCGGTCAAGCAAAACTCCCTTCTAGTATTGAAACAGCTTCTTTCTTGCGATGATCACACTAAACATGCTGAAGCGTTGGCGGAAATTGGTGGGGTGAATGACATTCTGTTCAAGCTCATCAGAGAGAAAATTTCGCCGGCGATTACCAAGGCATCTCTGATGGTAGTTTTCTACTtgatttcatcatcttcttccgcCGGTGAGAAGATCAAGTTATCATATTTGGAGATGGGATTGGTTTCTGTGTTGCTGGAAATGCTTGTGGACTCGGAAAGGGGCGTAAGCGAGGGGGCATTGGCGGTTATCGACAGTCTTTGTGATTGCGAAGAAGGGAGGGAAAAGGCGTACGCTGATGCGCTAACCATACCGGTTTTagtgaagaaaattttgaggatATCGGAAATGGCGACTGAGTATTCGATTTCAGCGATTTGGAAGCTGTGTAAATGTGCAAGCAGGCAAGAAGAAAGAGTGCTGGTTGAGGCCCTTCAAGTCGGTACATTTCAGAAGCTCTTGTTGGTTTTACAGGTTCGTTGCGGGGACGATCACACGAAGGAGAAGACGAACGAGCTTCTGAAGCTCTTGAATCCTTACAGAGCTGGATTGGAATGCATTGAGTCTGTTGATTTCAAGAGTATTAGAAGGTCGTTTTGA
- the LOC137710419 gene encoding uncharacterized protein yields MALQWMILTYVVAAEAALAFLLTIPAPKPLKNRFVSLVSLILQPALFIVPFAGFQLLDIYWKNEHRLACTSETCTASDRDRYEKSLYKAQRNVILCASACLLYWCLFRICKYYKDIQNLEEVEKRYKDE; encoded by the exons ATGGCATTGCAGTGGATGATACTGACGTACGTAGTGGCGGCAGAGGCGGCGTTGGCCTTCCTGCTAACCATTCCGGCGCCCAAGCCGTTGAAGAATCGATTCGTGTCGCTGGTCTCTCTAATCCTCCAACCCGCCCTCTTCATCGTCCCCTTCGCCGGATTTCAGCTGCTGG ATATATATTGGAAGAATGAGCACCGCTTGGCCTGCACCTCTGAGACTTGCACCGCCTCTGACCGTGACCGCTATGAGAAATCC CTTTACAAGGCTCAAAGGAATGTAATTCTTTGTGCTTCAGCATGTCTGCTTTACTG GTGTCTCTTTCGCATCTGTAAATATTACAAGGACATTCAGAACTTGGAGGAAGTGGAGAAGAGGTACAAGGACGAATAG